The following are encoded together in the Cyanobacterium aponinum PCC 10605 genome:
- a CDS encoding protein-lysine palmitoyltransferase yields MSISDIAINENMTKILGEIVFLMGSCDNSRKYPISFIINYLLPSIHLNQYRLYRTVKENKPIGFACWAFVSDQVEEQMIKNDINLTIEERKSGENLYILYFIAPFGHAKKISQDLKNNIFPYRMIKGLRLTKDSKKIAKIAIYHNRNKS; encoded by the coding sequence ATGAGTATAAGTGATATAGCTATTAATGAAAATATGACAAAAATATTAGGAGAAATAGTATTTTTAATGGGCAGTTGTGACAATTCCAGAAAATACCCTATTAGTTTTATTATTAACTACCTTTTACCATCAATACATCTAAATCAATATAGACTTTATAGAACCGTAAAAGAAAATAAGCCTATTGGTTTTGCTTGTTGGGCTTTTGTTAGTGATCAAGTAGAAGAACAAATGATTAAAAATGATATTAACTTGACTATTGAAGAAAGAAAGTCAGGAGAAAATCTCTATATTCTTTACTTTATTGCACCATTTGGTCATGCAAAAAAAATTAGTCAAGACCTAAAAAATAATATTTTTCCTTATAGAATGATCAAAGGTTTAAGACTGACTAAAGATAGTAAAAAAATAGCCAAAATCGCCATTTATCATAACAGAAATAAAAGTTAG
- a CDS encoding dipeptide ABC transporter ATP-binding protein: MSQCLLDINNLRIAYSTIHRADDSNPSWAVDGVSFQLNTGEIMALVGESGCGKSTLGRAMMRLLPNQATVEGEARFQGKSIYDYSASALRRFRGEVVALVFQDPMTRLDPLMTIGDHCIETLKAHQPHLSSSQAKEKALTALATVKISPDRFNQYPHEFSGGMRQRVAIALALLLEPKVIIADEPTTSLDVTIAGEILRELTALCRERDMGLLLISHDLAMVAKYCDRIGVMYGGKMVEMGTVKDVIYSPKHEYTKSLLKAAFHLHHTENQNQEEKKEENKPLLELKNLQKYYTISVNFIEQLLGKKSQFIKAVDDLNLNIWQGEILGLVGESGCGKSTLSRTILQLIRATNGQVLWQGKDLTTLSRSQLRGLRREIQMIFQDPHACLNPMMTIGESIIEPLIIHQLGNKLENRQRVETMLQRVGLDPKEYYNRYPKELSGGQQQRVAIARALITQPKLVICDEPVSMLDATVQAQVLELMLELKQEFKLTYLFITHDLSVARFLCDRIAVMNGGKIVELDVTEKIFNNPQHPYTKTLLAAAPTL, from the coding sequence ATGAGTCAATGCCTTTTAGACATTAACAATTTACGTATTGCCTATTCTACTATTCACAGAGCAGATGATAGTAACCCCTCTTGGGCAGTAGATGGTGTTTCTTTTCAACTGAATACAGGGGAAATAATGGCGTTAGTGGGGGAATCTGGTTGTGGTAAATCGACTTTGGGCAGAGCGATGATGCGTCTTTTACCTAATCAGGCAACGGTAGAGGGAGAAGCAAGGTTTCAAGGGAAGTCTATTTATGATTATTCTGCTTCTGCTTTACGCAGATTTCGAGGGGAAGTTGTTGCTTTAGTTTTTCAAGACCCTATGACAAGGCTTGATCCTTTAATGACTATTGGAGATCATTGTATCGAAACTCTCAAGGCTCATCAACCCCATTTATCTTCATCTCAAGCAAAAGAAAAAGCCCTCACTGCTTTAGCTACGGTGAAAATATCCCCTGATAGATTTAATCAGTATCCCCATGAGTTTAGTGGTGGTATGAGACAAAGAGTTGCGATCGCACTTGCATTATTATTAGAACCTAAAGTAATTATTGCCGATGAGCCTACTACCAGTTTAGATGTTACTATTGCAGGAGAAATTCTACGGGAATTAACTGCATTATGTAGAGAAAGAGATATGGGATTATTATTGATTTCCCATGATTTAGCTATGGTAGCAAAATATTGCGATCGCATTGGTGTTATGTATGGCGGAAAAATGGTAGAAATGGGAACAGTAAAAGATGTTATATATAGTCCCAAACATGAATATACCAAGTCATTGTTAAAAGCCGCTTTTCATCTTCATCATACAGAAAATCAGAATCAAGAAGAAAAAAAAGAAGAAAATAAGCCCTTATTAGAACTAAAAAATCTGCAAAAATATTATACTATTTCAGTTAACTTTATAGAGCAATTATTAGGGAAAAAAAGTCAGTTTATTAAAGCCGTTGATGATCTCAATTTAAACATTTGGCAAGGAGAAATCCTCGGTTTAGTGGGGGAATCTGGTTGCGGGAAAAGCACCCTATCCCGTACTATTTTGCAATTAATTCGGGCAACCAATGGGCAGGTGTTATGGCAGGGAAAAGACCTAACAACCCTTTCTAGGTCACAGTTACGAGGTTTGCGAAGGGAAATTCAAATGATTTTTCAAGACCCCCACGCCTGTTTAAATCCTATGATGACTATAGGGGAATCTATTATTGAACCTTTAATCATTCATCAACTAGGCAATAAATTAGAAAATCGTCAACGGGTTGAAACTATGCTACAACGAGTAGGATTAGACCCCAAAGAATATTATAACCGTTATCCCAAAGAACTTTCCGGGGGTCAACAACAAAGAGTTGCCATTGCCCGTGCCTTAATTACACAACCGAAATTAGTGATTTGTGATGAGCCTGTCAGTATGTTAGATGCAACGGTACAAGCGCAGGTATTAGAATTGATGCTAGAACTGAAACAGGAATTTAAGCTAACTTATCTATTCATCACCCATGACTTATCCGTAGCCCGTTTTCTGTGCGATCGCATTGCCGTCATGAATGGTGGTAAAATAGTTGAACTAGATGTCACCGAGAAAATATTTAACAATCCTCAACATCCTTATACAAAAACTCTACTTGCCGCCGCCCCTACCCTTTGA
- a CDS encoding SAM hydrolase/SAM-dependent halogenase family protein — protein sequence MITLLTDFGLQDIYVGVMKGIIKTINPDIDIIDLTHNIPPQNIIAASFALASAVDFFPDDTIHLAIVDPTVGSDRKIVAIAFEKGYIICPNNGIITGVLNKYQPQQVYELTNSNYWLNHNPSNTFHGRDIFAPMTAYLSKGIGLETLGHNLNQEDLVILDDINPIIKEKEIIGSIQYVDIYGNLITNIPSKMLENKSWYVQEGDNKIFPQSTYSNIKKKELLTLIGSHGYVEIAINQGNAKMILNKEYGDFITVKIE from the coding sequence ATGATTACTTTACTGACGGATTTTGGTTTACAAGATATTTATGTAGGAGTGATGAAAGGGATTATAAAAACAATTAATCCAGATATAGATATTATTGATTTAACTCACAATATTCCTCCTCAAAATATCATCGCCGCTAGTTTTGCTTTGGCAAGTGCTGTGGATTTTTTCCCTGATGATACCATTCATTTAGCTATAGTTGATCCTACCGTTGGTAGTGATAGAAAAATAGTTGCGATCGCATTTGAAAAGGGTTATATAATATGTCCTAATAATGGCATAATAACAGGAGTTTTAAACAAGTATCAACCACAACAAGTTTATGAATTAACGAATAGTAATTATTGGCTTAATCACAATCCTAGCAACACTTTTCATGGTAGAGATATCTTTGCACCAATGACAGCTTACTTAAGTAAAGGTATCGGATTAGAAACTTTAGGTCATAATCTTAATCAAGAAGATTTAGTTATTTTAGATGATATTAATCCCATAATTAAAGAAAAGGAAATAATTGGTTCAATTCAATATGTTGATATTTATGGTAATTTAATTACTAATATCCCGTCTAAAATGTTAGAAAATAAATCTTGGTATGTACAAGAAGGAGATAACAAAATTTTTCCTCAATCCACTTATAGCAACATTAAAAAGAAAGAATTACTTACCCTTATTGGTAGTCATGGATATGTAGAAATAGCCATTAATCAGGGTAATGCTAAAATGATTTTAAATAAAGAATATGGTGATTTTATTACAGTAAAAATAGAGTAA
- a CDS encoding S-layer homology domain-containing protein encodes MARILYFLPLLIILAGCSGNQALESRFAPDSQLNDNTTNTTDGANNPNQTDNSTLADNPENNSDKINLPSNFPQIIPIYEPSTLINVNQQTIKWRSPDPLNLIVNYYQQELSANNWQITKSQENSINATHQGDNLTLSLILTPQGSETELSLTYNTSESANNSSLDTPTENTENTVSEDLTPPLQELARLGIVSNSEVINPYNTISRREYARWLVQTNNLLFQDVNSKLIREANPNSKPIFTDVPVSDPDFAVIQGLAEAGLIPSPLLKQGEFTSFNPDKPLTRENLITWKVPLDFREKLPNVTLDALKETWGFQDLSKIDPGAWSALYLDWQNGESANTRKAFGYIILFQPQKEVTYDEAARVLSSFGTNTDISYLKNVNK; translated from the coding sequence ATGGCTCGAATTTTATACTTTCTTCCTCTATTGATTATTTTGGCAGGATGTAGCGGTAATCAGGCTTTAGAATCTCGTTTTGCTCCTGATTCTCAGTTGAATGATAATACAACTAATACCACTGATGGTGCTAATAATCCTAATCAGACAGATAATTCGACATTAGCCGATAATCCAGAAAACAATAGTGATAAGATTAATCTTCCGTCTAACTTTCCTCAAATTATTCCTATTTACGAACCATCTACTCTAATTAATGTTAACCAACAAACTATTAAATGGCGATCGCCTGATCCCTTAAATTTAATAGTAAATTATTACCAACAAGAGTTATCAGCAAATAACTGGCAAATAACGAAATCCCAAGAAAACTCCATTAATGCAACTCATCAAGGGGATAATCTAACATTAAGTCTTATCCTTACTCCTCAAGGTAGTGAAACAGAGTTATCTCTGACTTATAATACTTCGGAAAGTGCGAATAATAGCTCTTTAGATACTCCCACAGAAAATACAGAAAATACCGTTAGTGAAGATTTAACCCCTCCTCTACAGGAATTAGCAAGATTAGGTATTGTTTCCAACTCAGAAGTAATAAACCCCTATAATACTATTTCTCGTCGAGAATATGCCCGTTGGTTAGTGCAAACTAACAATCTTCTTTTCCAAGATGTCAACAGTAAATTAATTCGTGAAGCTAATCCCAATAGTAAACCAATTTTTACCGATGTACCAGTTTCAGATCCAGATTTTGCCGTGATACAAGGATTAGCCGAGGCAGGTTTAATACCCTCCCCCCTATTAAAGCAAGGAGAATTTACCAGTTTTAATCCGGATAAACCATTAACAAGGGAAAATTTGATCACGTGGAAAGTGCCTTTAGATTTTCGGGAAAAGTTGCCTAATGTTACTTTAGATGCTTTAAAGGAAACATGGGGATTTCAGGATTTAAGTAAAATAGATCCGGGGGCTTGGTCTGCATTATACTTAGATTGGCAAAATGGTGAATCTGCCAACACGAGAAAAGCCTTTGGCTATATTATTTTGTTTCAACCTCAAAAAGAGGTTACTTATGACGAAGCCGCAAGAGTTTTAAGTAGTTTTGGCACAAATACAGATATTAGTTATCTAAAAAATGTCAATAAATAA
- a CDS encoding calcium-binding protein produces the protein MGEGGRDSIYAGQGNDTIHGGYANWVPGGSDDGDDYIRGDEGDDALIGERGNDTLLGGAGNDYLDGGDDNDEIRGGSGNDTIYGRRGNNSLSGEDGDDYIRGGVDRDVIDGGNGNNEIWGGNGQDTINGGVGHDKIHGDEFIEVDVRLPVSQWKYYFIRTKDVINSGAGNDTIEGMGHDDVIDGGEGNDIIYGDYIKPIGTYVEDIYVYGDDYINGGLGDDVLYGNWGNDTLLSGEGTDILFGGKSNDLLKVTGDPSQQGINILFGGEGDDSIIGGDHSTPAENLLLPPFLEQELKNLKDFIKSLENANNFLPTIGEVIDGGRGFDTIEAGQGMDIIMAGLPTSANTQDKVQLIYGNSKESKIPEPDVFVITTVELSRQEQINQAMIADSLNLVLKGLKILATIVDVSQTVVPIGKLPGLVLDMGVYGVELWKFIDKYTGKRPDEPSILDKMTVIPDFDPGLDVLYLDNGGGKLRYTIEYKSQIIGNKIYQGLVFSDAQGKIPQPRVLLQGFTNRDMERIIRDENQILPTTGEFVGISFLPNLNSPDNSEPPRQPSEPLNLGNFFTLTEDNDFVQIENSNPTEIITLAGDDTIIVDTQQKVLAGIGNDEIYAGVARGGNTLSGGLGEDAFWFYDEHGGEVINTIKNLLGDVDQVDWEVWQENVYQEYINTFGEGRLNVVVDFNLEEDLIGFTDFLIPVGIDNVSWRKQGSDSVISLFEREIILLQNTPTENLTPEHFIFDNSLFEKISDGNNILNTFSILDEEENLTDTDTENNGFNDETLNTRLSSEELISKRKLIKIQEEEEFLSSTDSNIIVGTDGDDKIIVDGNQQVFALGRNDQIYASISSGGNILSGGTGNDEFWFYDDNGGDLVLNIVENVVTGGGSLNFDVIEEYGKSFQDAIVNTITDFSVEEDVIGIVDFPFPLGLNSFEFRQEGNDFIISLFERDIILLQNIREEDLTTENFIFDNSLFDQILTNTLNNYTDKQVIVDVSSADTAFPEDVIITSPQPDTSTVFIAGNQNHTFESGIAPDFFDLISGGTNIIQGILPQLNEDMIEGFGENDQITIQNSLLSAEKIKVSFAFGSTIFLEIDGDSDDNIDSSMTIEGDFTDALFLVNPREDNTDITLKVLDTPIHRFQNKDVPGAYIFAGEEESQSIRDSHSNFAEEGLAFKVAHQEDSLIRINRYELRISATLRNAFLTLLRPNLPHVSTLGRA, from the coding sequence ATGGGTGAGGGAGGAAGAGATAGTATATATGCAGGTCAAGGAAATGACACCATTCACGGGGGGTACGCTAATTGGGTTCCGGGTGGTTCAGATGACGGAGACGACTACATCAGAGGAGATGAAGGAGATGATGCCCTGATTGGAGAAAGAGGTAATGATACCCTTTTGGGTGGAGCAGGTAATGATTATCTTGATGGTGGAGATGATAATGACGAGATTCGGGGCGGTTCAGGCAATGACACAATTTATGGCAGAAGGGGCAATAATAGCTTATCTGGAGAAGACGGAGATGACTATATCAGAGGAGGAGTCGATCGAGATGTAATTGATGGTGGTAATGGTAATAATGAGATTTGGGGAGGTAATGGACAGGATACTATCAATGGTGGTGTAGGACATGACAAAATTCACGGAGATGAGTTCATTGAAGTAGATGTCAGACTGCCTGTAAGTCAATGGAAATATTATTTTATTAGGACAAAGGATGTAATTAATAGTGGGGCTGGAAATGACACCATTGAAGGCATGGGACACGATGATGTAATTGATGGTGGAGAAGGTAACGATATTATTTATGGAGATTATATAAAGCCTATAGGAACATATGTAGAGGATATATATGTATATGGAGATGATTATATTAACGGAGGTTTAGGAGATGATGTCCTTTATGGCAATTGGGGAAATGATACTCTTTTATCAGGAGAAGGTACAGATATTCTCTTTGGTGGAAAAAGTAACGATTTACTAAAGGTGACAGGAGATCCCTCCCAACAAGGAATCAATATATTATTTGGTGGTGAGGGAGATGATAGCATTATTGGAGGTGATCATTCTACCCCGGCAGAAAATCTCCTACTGCCTCCATTTTTGGAACAGGAGCTTAAAAACTTAAAAGACTTTATCAAAAGTTTAGAGAATGCCAACAATTTTTTACCTACTATCGGTGAAGTGATAGATGGTGGACGAGGATTTGACACCATTGAGGCGGGACAAGGCATGGATATTATCATGGCAGGATTACCCACATCTGCCAATACTCAAGACAAAGTGCAGTTGATTTACGGTAACTCCAAAGAATCGAAAATACCAGAGCCAGATGTATTTGTCATCACTACAGTAGAATTATCTCGACAAGAGCAAATTAATCAAGCCATGATTGCGGATTCTCTAAACCTAGTTCTTAAAGGGTTGAAAATCTTAGCCACAATCGTTGATGTTTCACAAACCGTCGTACCTATCGGAAAACTACCCGGATTAGTTCTTGATATGGGGGTTTATGGGGTAGAGCTATGGAAATTTATTGATAAATACACAGGAAAACGACCAGATGAACCGAGTATCCTCGATAAAATGACGGTAATCCCCGATTTTGATCCCGGTTTGGATGTCTTATATTTAGACAATGGCGGTGGAAAACTAAGATATACAATAGAATACAAAAGTCAGATTATAGGGAATAAAATTTATCAAGGTCTTGTATTCAGCGATGCTCAAGGAAAGATACCACAACCGAGAGTGCTTTTACAGGGTTTTACAAATCGTGACATGGAAAGAATTATCAGAGATGAGAATCAGATTTTGCCAACTACTGGGGAGTTTGTCGGTATTTCTTTCTTACCAAATCTCAATAGCCCCGATAATTCTGAACCCCCAAGACAACCGTCAGAACCGTTGAACTTAGGAAATTTTTTTACTCTGACAGAAGATAATGACTTTGTCCAAATTGAAAATTCTAATCCCACTGAGATAATTACTTTAGCAGGAGATGACACAATTATAGTGGACACTCAACAAAAGGTTTTAGCTGGTATAGGAAATGATGAAATTTATGCAGGTGTAGCCAGAGGAGGCAATACTTTATCTGGGGGACTAGGGGAAGACGCATTTTGGTTTTATGATGAGCATGGAGGAGAAGTAATCAATACGATCAAAAATTTACTAGGAGATGTTGATCAAGTTGATTGGGAAGTATGGCAAGAGAATGTTTACCAAGAATATATCAACACTTTTGGCGAGGGAAGATTAAATGTAGTTGTCGATTTTAATCTTGAAGAGGATTTAATTGGTTTTACTGATTTTCTTATTCCTGTGGGAATAGATAATGTTAGCTGGAGAAAACAGGGTAGTGATTCGGTTATTTCTTTATTTGAGAGAGAGATTATTCTTTTACAAAATACCCCCACGGAAAATTTAACTCCTGAGCATTTTATCTTTGACAATTCTTTGTTTGAAAAAATTTCTGACGGGAATAATATTCTCAATACTTTTAGTATTTTAGATGAAGAAGAAAACTTAACTGACACTGATACTGAGAATAATGGTTTTAATGATGAGACTCTAAATACAAGATTAAGTAGTGAGGAGTTAATCAGTAAAAGAAAGCTAATTAAGATTCAAGAGGAAGAAGAGTTTTTATCTTCCACAGATAGTAACATCATTGTAGGCACTGATGGTGATGATAAGATTATTGTCGATGGTAATCAACAGGTTTTTGCCCTTGGGAGAAATGATCAAATCTATGCCAGTATATCTTCAGGGGGTAATATCTTATCTGGTGGTACGGGTAATGATGAATTTTGGTTTTATGATGACAATGGTGGGGATTTAGTTTTAAATATCGTTGAAAATGTGGTTACTGGTGGTGGTAGTCTCAATTTTGATGTTATCGAAGAGTATGGTAAAAGTTTTCAAGATGCAATTGTTAATACAATCACTGATTTTAGTGTAGAAGAAGATGTAATTGGTATTGTGGATTTTCCTTTTCCTTTAGGGCTAAATAGTTTTGAATTCAGACAAGAGGGAAATGATTTTATTATTTCTTTATTTGAACGAGATATTATTCTTTTGCAAAACATTCGAGAGGAAGACTTAACCACAGAGAATTTTATTTTTGATAATTCTTTGTTTGACCAAATTTTGACCAATACTCTTAATAACTACACTGATAAGCAAGTAATTGTCGATGTTTCTTCTGCCGACACCGCCTTTCCAGAAGACGTTATTATCACTTCACCTCAGCCTGATACCTCAACAGTATTCATTGCAGGTAATCAAAATCATACCTTTGAGTCAGGCATTGCTCCAGACTTTTTTGACCTGATTTCTGGTGGTACAAATATTATTCAGGGGATACTACCTCAATTAAATGAAGATATGATCGAAGGATTCGGAGAAAATGATCAAATAACCATTCAAAATAGTCTTTTAAGTGCTGAAAAAATAAAAGTATCTTTCGCTTTTGGTTCTACTATTTTTTTAGAGATTGATGGTGATAGTGATGATAACATAGACTCTAGTATGACTATTGAAGGTGATTTCACTGACGCTCTATTCCTTGTCAATCCTAGAGAAGACAATACCGATATTACATTGAAAGTGCTGGATACTCCTATTCATCGTTTTCAAAATAAAGATGTGCCGGGGGCTTATATATTTGCAGGAGAAGAAGAAAGCCAAAGTATCAGAGATAGTCATAGTAACTTTGCAGAAGAAGGATTAGCTTTTAAGGTAGCTCACCAAGAAGATAGTTTAATCAGAATCAATCGTTATGAACTACGCATTTCCGCTACGCTGAGAAATGCGTTTCTGACGCTTCTTCGCCCCAATTTGCCTCATGTTTCCACACTCGGTAGAGCTTGA
- a CDS encoding ABC-ATPase domain-containing protein, translating into MKNNLQLKELLKNLDGKSYPAYKSIKSEYKFDNFNLIIDHVQGDPFASPSKIRIKINQSIAKFPENLFDSSIRNIALTDYIHRQIIDHLKQISQRRGSGKSGLIAIADIAQEVIQRSSVLLNKQELEVRLVVGLPANGRRILGFQAIELLCENIPEIVNKCLLYDVLNHQDVKYHVETVEDANYIRQELENQDLVAFVANDAILPRDSGISPLPLQGKEVIKFQSPPSLEVEFICPNRGKVRGMGIKKGITLIVGGGYHGKSTLLHAIELGIYNHIPDDGRELVITNSTGVKIRAEDGRSITGVDISPFINHLPQGKSTVNFHTPNASGSTSQSANIMEALEVGSKLLLIDEDTSATNFMIRDGRMQKLIAKEKEPITPLVDKIKALYEDYGVSTILVMGGSGDYFEVANTVIAMDSFQPLDVTDKAKQIALDFPQFREGGDSIKFGKITPRFINPESISAKRGKRDVKIQVRDLDTIQFGIENIDLASVSQLVENGQLRAIAFSILYTQKKYLGQKKSLSEAINLLMKDLETKGLDILTDFPQGDLTMFRHFELACAINRLRSLKTFKKLD; encoded by the coding sequence ATGAAAAATAATCTACAATTAAAAGAATTATTAAAAAACTTAGATGGAAAAAGTTATCCAGCTTATAAAAGTATAAAAAGTGAGTATAAATTCGATAACTTTAACTTAATAATAGATCATGTTCAAGGAGATCCTTTTGCTTCTCCTAGTAAAATTAGAATAAAGATAAATCAATCCATAGCCAAATTTCCTGAAAATCTATTTGATTCTTCTATTCGCAATATTGCTTTAACAGATTATATTCATCGCCAAATTATTGATCATCTTAAACAAATTAGTCAAAGGCGAGGTAGTGGAAAAAGTGGTTTGATTGCCATTGCCGACATTGCTCAAGAAGTGATACAACGCAGTAGTGTTTTACTGAATAAACAAGAGTTAGAAGTGCGTTTAGTGGTGGGGCTACCCGCTAATGGGAGGAGAATTTTAGGATTTCAAGCCATAGAATTACTTTGTGAAAATATCCCCGAAATAGTTAACAAATGCCTGTTATATGATGTACTTAATCATCAAGATGTTAAATACCATGTAGAAACCGTTGAAGATGCCAATTATATTCGTCAGGAATTAGAGAATCAAGATTTAGTGGCATTTGTGGCAAACGATGCCATTTTACCCCGTGATAGTGGGATTTCTCCTTTGCCCTTACAAGGAAAAGAAGTGATTAAATTTCAATCTCCTCCTTCTCTGGAAGTGGAATTTATCTGTCCAAATCGAGGTAAAGTAAGGGGAATGGGTATTAAAAAAGGAATTACTCTTATTGTTGGGGGGGGTTATCATGGTAAATCAACTTTACTTCATGCCATCGAATTGGGGATATATAATCATATTCCTGATGATGGTAGAGAATTAGTAATAACAAATTCAACAGGGGTAAAAATTCGAGCTGAAGATGGGCGTAGCATCACAGGAGTTGATATTTCTCCTTTTATTAATCATCTTCCTCAAGGTAAATCAACGGTTAATTTTCATACTCCAAATGCCAGTGGTAGTACTTCTCAAAGTGCTAATATTATGGAAGCCTTAGAAGTGGGCAGTAAGTTATTGTTGATTGACGAGGATACTTCGGCAACTAATTTCATGATTCGAGATGGAAGAATGCAGAAGTTAATTGCTAAAGAAAAAGAACCAATTACTCCTTTAGTGGATAAAATTAAGGCATTATATGAAGATTATGGTGTCTCTACGATTTTGGTGATGGGGGGAAGTGGGGATTATTTTGAAGTAGCAAATACTGTCATTGCTATGGATAGTTTTCAACCTTTAGATGTGACGGATAAGGCAAAACAAATTGCACTCGATTTTCCTCAATTTAGGGAGGGGGGCGATAGTATCAAATTTGGTAAGATTACTCCCCGTTTTATTAATCCTGAAAGTATTTCCGCAAAAAGAGGTAAGCGAGATGTCAAAATTCAAGTCAGAGATTTAGATACAATCCAATTTGGGATAGAAAATATTGATTTAGCTTCTGTTTCTCAGTTAGTGGAGAATGGTCAACTAAGAGCGATCGCATTTTCTATATTATATACACAGAAAAAATATTTAGGACAAAAAAAATCCCTTTCCGAAGCTATCAATTTATTGATGAAAGATTTAGAGACGAAAGGGCTTGATATATTAACAGATTTTCCTCAAGGGGATTTAACCATGTTTCGTCATTTCGAGTTAGCTTGTGCTATAAATCGTCTGCGGAGTTTGAAAACTTTTAAGAAATTAGATTAG
- a CDS encoding cupin domain-containing protein, whose product MAQIKSVSQQKLQSIQGGMALFYTPQSSHETMLVQIPPHTIDDLFVHHFQTDQLLVVKGNFVLVVLQNRQYQYLHLTENNPQVITIPPGIPHGAINLSNDSCLLVNAVLRHGETHVKDYQPIKRPFAYNLDLVKKLTNQQLVINN is encoded by the coding sequence ATGGCACAAATCAAGAGTGTTTCACAACAAAAATTGCAATCAATTCAAGGAGGAATGGCTTTATTTTACACTCCCCAGTCTAGCCATGAAACCATGTTAGTGCAAATCCCACCGCACACCATTGATGATTTATTTGTCCATCATTTTCAAACGGATCAATTATTAGTTGTAAAGGGTAATTTTGTTTTAGTGGTTTTGCAAAATCGTCAATATCAGTATCTACATTTAACAGAAAATAATCCCCAAGTGATTACAATTCCCCCCGGTATTCCTCATGGTGCAATCAATTTGAGTAATGATTCTTGTTTGTTAGTTAATGCTGTATTACGTCATGGAGAAACTCATGTCAAAGATTATCAACCGATAAAAAGACCTTTTGCTTATAATTTAGATTTAGTGAAAAAATTGACTAATCAGCAGTTAGTAATCAATAATTGA